The Macaca nemestrina isolate mMacNem1 chromosome 17, mMacNem.hap1, whole genome shotgun sequence genome contains the following window.
TCCGGGCGGGTATGGGCGCACATTTCCAGGTGCCCATTATCAATAATCTGGAGTGGGAAACCGTGCCCAATTACCTGCCCCCTGACACCCGGGTCTATGTGGCTGACAACTGTGGCCTTTATGCCCAGGCTCAGATGTCTAATAAAGCCAGTGACCACGGCTGGGTGTCTAACCAACGGTTGCTGAAGTTTCAGAAGtatgaagaagaggaagatgtAGAAACGGGAGCCAGTCAAGATTGGCTGCCTGATGTTGAGGTTCAGAGTTACGACTCGGACTGGACAGAGGCGCCGGCAGCTGTGGTGATTGGCGGGGAGACCGACGGCGTGAGCCTGGAGTCCCTGCAGCTGGCCGAGAGCACTGGTGGCAAGAGGCTGCTGATCCCCGTTGTGCCTGGTGTGGACAGCCTCAACTCGGCCATGGCGGCAAGCATCCTGCTTTTCGAAGGGAAACGACAGCTGCGGGGGAGGGCGGAGCACTTGAGCAGGGACAGGAGTCACCACTGAGAAGGACGCAGAAGTGACTCCTGCTTCAGGACGTCTCCAGCTCCTGCTACACCAGCACACGGGTTGGAGGCTGGCAGAGTCAGTGACTATGGCCCCCATGTTCAGGGGGCAGGTGTGATGTGTCACACAGTTACGGGAAAAATAAGAACTTCCTCAGAAAGAACAGGTCCAAATTCTTCCCATCGCGTCACTAATTTCAAGGttctatcttttttctcttggtgaCCCACGTGGctctgtgtgtttttaaaaattgtccacCAGGAAGCACTTCGTGCCCAGAAAGTTCCTGAAGCATCAACCTGGGCAGGGAGGCGTCCACTCCACCAGCTGGTGGGTGTTTGCGATCATCAAGCACCAGTTACAGGTCATAGCCACGTCACTCACAGATGATTGTTGGTCGGTGGAAAATAAACTATGAGCAGCGGATTACGTTAAACAGTTGTTTTGTGTGGTTGGTGTGTCACAGTACCTGTCACGTTTGGCCTGGTAACGAGGACGTGGCTAAGGGAATACCAGGAAGCTGAGGGCTAAACTGTTGGCATCCAGTAGCTCTGctctgggctcagatgatctGTCTTTGAGATTGTTCATGCCTTCACTGAGCCACTGTTTATGTATCCATAGAAATGGCTTAATTTAACAGGCTGTGTCAGACCTTGGCACCtctgcagatatctttttgaggatttttgcagaGACGGAAGTCtatgcagaaaactgaatttCAAAATCTGCAGCCTTACCCTGCATTTGTCATGAAAGTGTCACTGTTTCCTGGTTCCCTGTGTTAGCACTACTTACGTCTCACCCCCCGATGTTTAGAGGCCAAGGTTCTGAGGATGAACGCCCACAACACAGCGGCAGGACCCTTCTGTTCTCTCAGCCCCTCCAGGGACCAGGGCAAGCTGCATCTTTACCTACCAGCGGCCAAACCAGGATGAAGCCAGGGCAGGTGCTTCAGGGCAGGTGCTGATGCTGGTCACTGTATCTATATGGAACTGTGGGGacggggtgggtggggggagtaTGGGACTCACTTTAAGCACTGCTTTTGCGGCCACACACAACATGGTTGGAGTTGAGACCACCACCAGACGTGCTTCTCCACACCCTTCTGCCCAGCGGCTCCCGTAACGGTTTGGATTCTTTGGGAGCCCCTCAGCTGCTCACTCCAGGGAGGTCAAGTGTGTCGCTGGTGTGCCCAGGAGAAACCATGCCCCCCACCCCTTCTTTTCTACTCCCCCAACTTCCTGGTAAAACTTCCTCATGGGAGAACCAAATGACTAAGCATGGTTCACGTGCCAGGGGGGCAGGGTGGGATGCTCTGGCATGTTCCAGGGGACGGTGTTTGCAGGGACAGCGTCCTCCCAGGCTGACATTTGAATATTTGAGCATCTGCTCTGGGGCCCCGCTGTGGTCTGGGCCTCCCCAGAGCTGCACATGCAAGTGGCTGCCCGCAACACTGCTCACAAAGGCTAGAGCAGAGGACAGGCGGACAGGCGGCCTGGAGAACGCAAATTCATCCCATTCCAGTCTCCCCAGACACCTCAGGAAAGTGCTCAAGAAGCAGGAGTCAGGAAAAGGAAGCTCACATCTTTCTAGCCTAAAACCAATCTCCTGGGATTTGTTCCCTGGGTTATACTCCCGCTGACTCTTGTTACAAAATAACAGTGAAAGAATAAACCATGTATTTACCTTGTCCTTGTTTAGAAAAAGCAATGTAAACActggaaagtaatttttttttttttgagacggagtctcgctctgtcgcccaggctggagtgcagtggcacgatctcagctcactgtaagctctgcccctcaggttcacgccgttctcctgcctcagcctcccgagtagctgggactacaggcacctgccacctcgcccggctaattttttgtacttttaagtaATGaaagcgtttcaccatgttggccaggatggtcttgatctcctgacctcgtgatccacccgcctcagccttccaaagtgctgggattacaggcgtgagccgccgcgcccggcctacactgACAAGTAATTCGAAGCCCGTTTTATCCTGGGTGTAAGAGGGAAAGAAATTTACATCCCATTGCTTTAGAGTCCGTGGCTTATATGCAGTGCCTTAAGTTCACTTCATATACGCATGGGTATAATTTAGGAGGGACAAGGGAGGGTGCAGGAGGGAGGCAAATTGTCCTTTCTTCAGTGAATCCAGAGGAGCAGATGGTGGTTATTTGCTGAGTGATTTTGGAAAATCACTACCTTGAATCCTCAGTTTTGAGGCCGACATTCGTTCTGTCACCATTTCCCCAGTAAACGGGAATAAAAAACGAGCAACATTTCACAAGAAAAACACTGCTTGGCCGAGAGACAAACATCGTCGGGATGTTGGCCGCGCTCCCGCGCCATTGTGTGGCCGCGAAGCTGCCACAGTGGCGTCTGCCAGGAGGTGGCAGGCGAAGCCTCCAAAACCACCCCAGTGCTGAAGGGCGGGGCTGCGATTTTTTTCCTGGATTTCAGTGGttgaaaagggaggaaaggacGATGGAGTGAAGTCTCCCTCCACCAGAGAGCATTTTGCTGTGCGTGCTCCCGGGTGTTAAAGGTGGAGACCCATCCGGATTGTCCCACATGACTCAGAAGAAAGAACCTGGAGTACAGGAAGACATGGAACAAAAACGGAGGCCAAAGAGGACCAACGGGAAACAgcaggaaaaaccagcacaactTTCCTCT
Protein-coding sequences here:
- the LOC105471536 gene encoding rRNA methyltransferase 3, mitochondrial isoform X2, with amino-acid sequence MAYPKTQLQHSLPLSLICDNLRDPGNLGTILRSAAGAGCSKVLLTKGCVDPWEPKVLRAGMGAHFQVPIINNLEWETVPNYLPPDTRVYVADNCGLYAQAQMSNKASDHGWVSNQRLLKFQKYEEEEDVETGASQDWLPDVEVQSYDSDWTEAPAAVVIGGETDGVSLESLQLAESTGGKRLLIPVVPGVDSLNSAMAASILLFEGKRQLRGRAEHLSRDRSHH